One Verrucomicrobiota bacterium genomic window, TCGTCGTCGCCTTTTTGGAGATACGCATAGATCAGGTATTCTATGGCGTGAGGGAATTCATCCCACACGAACTGACCACGGATGCCGGCGGGATATTCCAAGGCCGCCCCTGCCGCCAACAAGTTTCCCCGGATGACTCCTTCCCAGTCGCCGAGGCGAGTGTAAATGTGCGTCGGCATGTGGAGCGCGTGGGGATTGCGCGGAGCGACTTTCTCGTAACCGCAAATGACCTCGAATTCTTCGCGTTCCCGCCCGGGAACGTCGTTGGCGTGGACGAGGTAGTGCATCGCGCCAGGATAGTTGGGATTTCGCTTGAACACACCGAGGAGCAGCTTGGCAGCGCGGTCGGCATGCTCTCGCGAAATCTTATCCGACGGCGCGGTGGCCAACAGCGCCAAAGCGTAGAAGGCTGCCGCCTCAGGGTCCTGCGGGAAAGCCCCGTGGACTTTTTCCATGGCTTGCTCCCAGCGACGGATTCGTTCCCAATAATTCAACGACTCAGGCTCGCGGAAGAAAGCCTCGACCGCAGCCACGAAGAGACGCTCGCGCGCGGTGGCCGGCTCAAGTGCCCTGGCTTTCTGCACTTCGTCCCACCCACGGCGGAGGTCTGCCGGTCCCGGGCGCGTCGGCCAGAGAGGCTGGAACAACGTCATCGCGATCCCCCAATGCGCCATCGCACATTCCGGATCAGTCTTCACCACCTGCTCGAACGCCTCCCTGGCCTGCGGATAGGTCATGTGATGCAGCAAGGCGACCGCTCGATTGAACTCCGCCTGGGCCGGCTGGGAGCAGGAGATCGGAAAATCCACCTTGCCCAAGGCGGCGTCGCCCGGCTGATTTGTCTGGCCGTTCGTCGCGGTTACCCAACTCGCGAACAAAAATCCCATCAGCGCGGTGACGAAACGCCGCCCGCTGACATAAGGCAAGCGGCGCTCGATGGTCTGTCCGCTCAGGGCAGCTTCGCCCCCTCGCGGCTCGAACACCGTGCCGCTGTTCGTCGCTTTTAGTTCAACTGCCATACAGCTCTCCTTTCCAATCGTTATCGAGTTCATTTTTCTGAACCTCATCATGCTTGGTCATATCATAACCGCCCAGGGTCATCTCGGCGCCAAAGGCACTCGAAAGCTCCAACGCCGCGCATGCAGCCGGGTCGGCGCGCATTGCTTGAGCATGGGCGCCGGTCCGCGAACCACGGTTTGGCCAAGTTTCCCTCAACGATCCGCAACGGCACGTGGCCCGGGGTGTCGTTCAGCTCTGTGTTTTGATTCGTGTTCATTCGGGTCCCTTCATGGCTGCTGCTTCACCGCTCTTATCACCAGCAACCAGTCGCCAGGATTGGGGGTCGAGAATTGACAACTGCTTGGCCCGGTGACGGCGGCAGCGAAACTGCGTTCGCCAGTTCGAGGATTGATCCAGACCATGGTGGGTGAAGGCGGCAAGACCTCGACTCGCAGTTCAACCGTCCGATCCTCGGGAACGTAAACAATCGTCACGTCCTTTGATTCGGTACGCGCGGCGGCGATGAAGCGGCGCGGTTCCTTGTCACCGGGTTGATGGAACACCAATTCTGGAGCGGGCCGGAGTTGCCAGTACTCGATGGCGTCGAAAAAATCCGACAAGGTTGCCATTTGATTGGCCACGGGCATGAACAGGGACTTATTCCAAAGCGGGAGTTTCCTTTTTGAACTTTTGTCTTTTGGCTTGGTGTCCTCGGTCCAGCCCTGAACACCGTAGGCGCCATAGCTGACACCGGCAGTCGGCGCAATCAGCAAGCTCCAATAAAGGGCGCGACGCACGGATTCCGCGCTGGTCCTTTCCGCGGGTGGTGTCGGCCATTCGTTTTCGTACGGCGGCGCGACATTGATGAGCGGACGAAATGGTTTCTTTCTCCATTCGTTCACCAACGGACCGGCCACCGCCCATTTGAGGGTGTCGTCGTTGATCCCCTGTCCGCTTTGATAACCAAAAAGGTCAACCCAGGTTTCGCCGCGAAACTCGTCCAGCACCCAATCCGTTTCGCCGGGGAAAAGCAGAACCGGCGCATGTGCCCGTTCGCCGAAAACCGCGCGACCGATGCGCTTCCAGCGGGCGACGTTGCCACCGAGTGTGTTGCCTTCGCACGTGAGCAACCAGACCACGTTGTTGGCGCCCCATCGAGCCACTTGATACCGCAGGAGCAGGACGACCTGAGCTTCGGGCAGCGATGACAACTTGTTGGTTGTTGACGGGTCATTCTCGCGAAACGGAACGATGGCGCTCAGGATTCCAGCCCTGTCCAGCCCGTCCAATTTCTCATCGAGCTTCTGGAAAAAGCCGGGATTCAATTCGATGCGCTGGTTTCCCGTGAAGGCCGTTTGTTTCTTTACGTCCACACCGGGGGCCGCGACCCATTGTGCGACGGTGAATTTCTGAAGCGTGCGTGCGCCAACGTACGCGTTCCAATCTCCCGGCTCAGCGCGCTGTGGACCGTTCCAGACCGTGTCCGCCAGCCAGAAAAAGGGTGTGCCATCCGTGTGTTCAAGATGGCGATGGTCGCTGGCCACGCGCACCGGGCCGTGTTGATGAAAGCGCGAGTTCCCAACCATCGCCGTGCAGAGAAACTCCCCCGTTTGATTGTGCAGGTTGGGGTTGGTGGTATCGGAGCAAATGGTTCGGTAACTCCATTTGCCGGGCGTCTTGGGCGCAAAGCGGACACGCCAGATTTTATCGCCATCCCAAAAGCCGTCCACTTTCGTCGTCTCGCCCGAAGGCGACGTGAACGTCAAACTGAACGCGACGTCTTGCAGCGCGTTCGTGTAGCCGACCTTGCTCTTGAAGGATTGCTCGAAACGCTGCCAAGTGGCGACCGTCGGTATCTTTTTTGAACTGGCTGCGGTGTTGCACCATGTCGCCGACATGAGGAGCAGGAAACAGAGGAGAACCCATTTTCCGCGCGACTCACATGGTGTGTGCGAAAATTCACGGCGATCCATAAAGGGTTTAATCTCTGGGTTCAATCACGGCGCATGAGACAACAAACCGCGCGCAGTGTCAAACCGACGGATGAACCGGACGGAAGCCGGCGGCGAATCATCTCGCGCGAACGGTCACGGTATCACCAATCTTCAGGCCGAACTCTTGAACTGCTGAGCCGCCGTTGACTGCGATTTCGAGAAAGCCACTCGAACCGATGACGCCGACCGGCTTGCCGACCGGCACCGCCTGATAAAAATCTTTCAACAGACAAAGTCGCTTCTGCTTCGCAAAAATGCCGAGCAAGGATGGTTTAAGCTGAGCGATCAGTTCGGCGTTGATGTTCGTAATCGCGTTGCCGAAGTGGTCGAGGTAAATGACTTCACCTTGAACCATTCCGTGATGCGGTCGTGGACTCCGCCAGTTCAAGCGCACGAACTCATTTTGCTTTGGACCAAGCTTGCCGATGTCGATGCCCTTGCACAGATGCGCCGCTACGGGCGCAAAGACATCGCGCCCGTGAAACGTATGGCTGACCGGTGTTCGGAAGAACGCCTCGTTTGTGAGCAGGCGGATGGTTTTGATTTTCTCCCGTGCCAACGCCAACGACAGCACGCCATCGTCCGGTCCGACAAAGAAATAATCGTTTGTTTGCACCGCAATGGCGCGGCGCGCGCTCCCCACGCCGGGATCGAC contains:
- a CDS encoding tetratricopeptide repeat protein, encoding MAVELKATNSGTVFEPRGGEAALSGQTIERRLPYVSGRRFVTALMGFLFASWVTATNGQTNQPGDAALGKVDFPISCSQPAQAEFNRAVALLHHMTYPQAREAFEQVVKTDPECAMAHWGIAMTLFQPLWPTRPGPADLRRGWDEVQKARALEPATARERLFVAAVEAFFREPESLNYWERIRRWEQAMEKVHGAFPQDPEAAAFYALALLATAPSDKISREHADRAAKLLLGVFKRNPNYPGAMHYLVHANDVPGREREEFEVICGYEKVAPRNPHALHMPTHIYTRLGDWEGVIRGNLLAAGAALEYPAGIRGQFVWDEFPHAIEYLIYAYLQKGDDERAAAQLKRLLGTARLEPTFKTAFHLASTQARYALERRAWGEAMSLAPREPPTLDWDRFMWPEAVTWFARGLGAAHEGKVDGARRAGERLQELENAARKTGEELFARNIRVLRLDVQAWLAHAEQDRKSSVALMREAAELEASTPKPPVTPGPTLPAHELLGDLLLDQKHPAEALAAYKRSLALYPRRFNSLLGAARAARATGDTGLARTFYRELLEVGQGGTRRLAVEEARDFVNLEK
- a CDS encoding DUF4038 domain-containing protein, which translates into the protein MSATWCNTAASSKKIPTVATWQRFEQSFKSKVGYTNALQDVAFSLTFTSPSGETTKVDGFWDGDKIWRVRFAPKTPGKWSYRTICSDTTNPNLHNQTGEFLCTAMVGNSRFHQHGPVRVASDHRHLEHTDGTPFFWLADTVWNGPQRAEPGDWNAYVGARTLQKFTVAQWVAAPGVDVKKQTAFTGNQRIELNPGFFQKLDEKLDGLDRAGILSAIVPFRENDPSTTNKLSSLPEAQVVLLLRYQVARWGANNVVWLLTCEGNTLGGNVARWKRIGRAVFGERAHAPVLLFPGETDWVLDEFRGETWVDLFGYQSGQGINDDTLKWAVAGPLVNEWRKKPFRPLINVAPPYENEWPTPPAERTSAESVRRALYWSLLIAPTAGVSYGAYGVQGWTEDTKPKDKSSKRKLPLWNKSLFMPVANQMATLSDFFDAIEYWQLRPAPELVFHQPGDKEPRRFIAAARTESKDVTIVYVPEDRTVELRVEVLPPSPTMVWINPRTGERSFAAAVTGPSSCQFSTPNPGDWLLVIRAVKQQP
- a CDS encoding SAM-dependent chlorinase/fluorinase, giving the protein MQLITLTTDFGTRDWFVGTMKGVILGIAPRAQVVDISHEIPAGDIRAGAFALAASYRFFPRKTVHVAVVDPGVGSARRAIAVQTNDYFFVGPDDGVLSLALAREKIKTIRLLTNEAFFRTPVSHTFHGRDVFAPVAAHLCKGIDIGKLGPKQNEFVRLNWRSPRPHHGMVQGEVIYLDHFGNAITNINAELIAQLKPSLLGIFAKQKRLCLLKDFYQAVPVGKPVGVIGSSGFLEIAVNGGSAVQEFGLKIGDTVTVRAR